Genomic window (Streptomyces cadmiisoli):
CACTCATGTGAAAAGTTTCGCATGTCCGTTCCGGGGATCTTGCGCACCCCCCTTCAGGACAAGAACCCGCATTTCAGAGCTGCTTCCACCCCTCTGCGGGCGCCTGCCCGACCGTGAGGGTGCGGAACGTCTCCAGCACCTCCGGCCGCTGTACGTCCAGCCAGTCCGCGAACTGCCGGAACGACACCATCCGTATGTCTCCGCCCTTGTCCCTCTCGCGGGCGATGTGCTTCAGCGCCTCCTCCACGGCGTCCATGTAGATGCCGCCGTTCCACTGCTCGAAGTGGTTGCCGACGAAGAAGGGTGCGCGATTTGTCTCGTATGCCCGCTTGAACCCGGATATCAGGGCCTGCGTCGACTGCTCGCGCCAGCCCGGGTAGTTGTGGGCGGGCGCGTTGGTGGAGTTCACGGACTGGTTGGCGAGCATGTTGTAGTCCATGGAGAGGACCTCGAACGAGCGGCCGGGGAAAGGTATCTGCTGGAGCGGAAGGTCCCATATGCCCTGCTTCTTCTGCGGCCAGACCTGAAGGCCGCCCGGCGACGAGGCGTCATAGCGCCAGCCGAGCTCCCGGGCGGTGGGCAGCAGGTTCTCCTGCCCGAGCAGACAGGGCGTACGGGCGCCGACGAGTTCCTTGTCGTAGTCGAAGGGCAGCGACGGCACGTCCGTCCAGCCGGTGTTGGTCCGCCACTCCTTGACGAAGGACTTGGCCTGGTCGATCTCGCTGCGCCACTGCTGCGGCGTCCAGTTCCCCACCGAGCCGGAGCCGGCGCAGAAGTGGCCGTTGAAGTGGGTGCCCACCTCGTGCCCCTCCAGCCAGGCGCGGCGCAGGTTGACGAGGGTGTCCTTGATGTGCGCGTCGGTGAGGAAGGAGATGTCGGAGGCGCCGCGCTGATTGTTCGGCGGGTCGTAGAGCCGCCGCTTCGACTCGGGCAGCAGATACAGCCCCGAGAGGAAGAACGTCATGTGCGCCTCGTGCTCCTCGGCGAGGTCGAGGAAGCGCGGGAAGAGTCCGTTGCCGACCTCGGCGGCTCCGTCCCAGGAGAAGATCACGAACTGCGGCGGGGTCTGCCCCGGCTCCAACGGCACCGGCGGCGCGGGCTGGCGGGGCTGCTTGCCGGTGAAGGAGGTGGAGCCGTCGCCGATCGGCCGGGCGGAGGGCGACGGGGTACCGCTGGGCCGGCGGCTGGGCCGGCCGTCACCGGAACCGCCGGCACCCGTCGGCCCGTCCGAGGATGCGAGAGTCCCGCAGCCCGCGAGTCCGACGGAGGCCCCGGCCCCGGCCGCCAGTCCGATCGCTCGCCTTCGACTGATGTGACGCATGCCGTCCCCGTCCGTTGGGCTCTCTGAATGTCACTCGTTCAGAGGGCACTTCACAGGACGAGGTTCCACCCGATCGTGCAGATTTGGTGACAAACGTAACGAAGCTCTCACCGAGTTTACATAAGGGGCATTACGCCCCGAACGCCTTGTCCTTGCCCTTCACCGGCTTGGCGCCGGCCAGCAGATGGGCGGGGACGAGATCCCGGGCCGGCTCGCTGTATCCGACGGAGACGATCCGGTCGCCCTCGTAGGTGAACGACGTCAGGGAGGCCAGCGTGCACTGCCTGCGGCGCGGGTCGTGCCACAGCCGCCGCCGCTCGACGTACGACCGCACGATCCAGATCGGCAGCTGATGGCTCACCAGCACCGCCTCGTGCCCGCGCGCCGCGTCCTTCGCCGTGTCCAGCGCGCCCATCATCCGGACGACCTGATCGAGGTACGGCTCACCCCACGACGGCCGGAACGGATTGACGAGGTGCTTCCAGTTGCCGGGCCGCCGCAGCGCCCCGTCCCCGACCCCGAACGACTTGCCCTGGAAGACGTTGCCGGCCTCGATGAGCCGCGCGTCGGTCGCCAGGTCCAGTCCGTGCGCCTTGGCGATCGGTGTCGCCGTCTCCTGCGCCCGCTCCAGCGGCGACGCGCCGACATGGGTGATGTCGCGCGAGGCGAGGTGCTCCGAGACCCGGTCGGCCATCTGCCGGCCCAGCTCGGACAGGTGGTAGCCGGGCAGCCGCCCGTACAGGATCCCGTCCGGGTTGGCGACCTCGCCGTGCCGCATCAGATGGACGACGGTGATGTCCTTGGCCGTCATGCGGTGGCCTCCGCCGCCGCGCGGGCCGCCGCAGGAAGGGCGTCGGCGATCCGCTGGACGGCGCGCTCGTCGTGCGCCGTGGAGACGAACCACGACTCGAAGGACGACGGCGGCAGATAGACCCCGTTCGCCAGCATCGAGTGGAAGAACGCGTTGAAGCGGAACGACTCCTGCGCCCTGGCGTCCTCGTAGTCGCGCACCGGGCGGTCGGTGAAGAAGACCGAGAACATGTTGGACGCGTTCTGCACGGTGTGCGCCACGCCCTCCTTGGTCAGCGCCTCGGAGACCAGCGCCTGGATCTGCCGCGACACCTCGTCGATC
Coding sequences:
- a CDS encoding histidine phosphatase family protein → MTAKDITVVHLMRHGEVANPDGILYGRLPGYHLSELGRQMADRVSEHLASRDITHVGASPLERAQETATPIAKAHGLDLATDARLIEAGNVFQGKSFGVGDGALRRPGNWKHLVNPFRPSWGEPYLDQVVRMMGALDTAKDAARGHEAVLVSHQLPIWIVRSYVERRRLWHDPRRRQCTLASLTSFTYEGDRIVSVGYSEPARDLVPAHLLAGAKPVKGKDKAFGA